CGGCACCCGGTGACGAGGTCTCAGTGCAGGTGACCGTCACAAACGAGAGCGGCCGGTTCCTGCCCGATCTCAGGCTGGTCGACGGCGTGCCCGAGGCACTCTCGGTCGCGGAGGGCTCGCCCCGGCTCGGAACGGCGCTGCGGGCCGGCGAGAGCGCGACGTTCTCCTACAGCGTGACCGTCCGTCGGGGCGTCCACGAGTTCGGGCCGGCCCTCCTCGTCGCCCGTGACCTCGCGGGCGCGACCGAGGAGGAGCGGCTGCTCGCGGCCGAGACGACGCTGACCTGCGTGCCCCCGCTTCGCGGGACCGGGGAGCCCCTGGCGCTCCGCCGGCAGGCCACGCGGTACGCCGGCCGTGTCGAGACCGGGCGGGGCGGCGAGGGGACCCAGTTCCACGCGACCCGGGAGTACCGCCCGGGCGATCCCCTGCGGCGGATCGACTGGAACCGCCGGGCCCGGACGGGCGAGCTGACCACCGTCGAGTTCCGCGAGGAACGCGCCGCGACGGTCGTCGTCCTGATCGACGCCCGCAAATCCGCTTACCGGGCACCCGCTCCCGATGAGTCCCACGCGGTCGATCGCTCGGTCGACGCCTCCGGTAGTCTGTTCGCCACGCTCTCGGCGGCCGGCGACCGGATCGGGATCGCCGCTCTCAGTAACGAGCCCTGCTGGCTCGCCCCGGGGACCGGACGCGACCACCGGTCGGCGGCGCGCGAGCTGCTCGCGACCCATCCCGCCCTCTCGTCCGTCCCGCCGGCGACCCCCTCGGGCTGGTTCCGATCGCGACGGCGGCTCCGCCGGCGGCTGTCGCCGGGCACGCAGGTCGTTTTCTGTACGCCGCTGGTCGACGATTCCGCGGACCGGTTCGCCCGCCGGCTCGACGAGCATGGTTACCCCGTCACGGTCCTCAGCCCCGACCCGACGGGTGATCGAACGCCCGGCCACCGGCTGGCGGCCGTCTCACGAACGCTCCGGATCAGCGCGCTCCGGCGGGCCGGGATCCCGGTGATCGACTGGCAGGCAGGCGAACCGCTCGACGCCGCGCTCGCCCGCCACGGTGAGCGGGGGTCGGGATGAACCGAGTCGACCGATCGCCGGCGCCGCTGAGCCGGCGGGTCTCGCTCGTGGCGGCGCTCGTCGCCGTGCTGTCGAGTGGCTTCTACTCCTGGCTCGCGCTCGGCCTCGGCGCCATCGGCTTCCTGCTCCTCGCGACCGGGCTCGCCCGGGGAACGACTCGCCCGGTGACCCTCGGGGCAGCCGGGCTCGCCGGCGGGGCGCTCGCGGCCGGGGTCGAGGGCGCGCCGGTACCCACGGTGCTCGCGGGCGTGGCGGGCGCCGTGCTCGCCTGGGACGTCGGGATCAACGCGATCGTGATCGGGCGCCAGCTCGGCCGGGAAGCAGGGACTGAACGGCTGGAGGCGGTCCACGCGGTCGCGAGCGCGGGTGTCGGGCTGGCTACGGCGGGTGCAGGCTACGGGCTCTATCGGATGGGGACCGGCGAGCAGCCCGTCGCCGCGCTGGTCTTTCTATTGGTGGCGGCGGTGTTACTGCTCGAAACGCTCGATTAATCGACCGTCGGGACGGGGAGTGATTCCACGATCCCTTCGATCACGGCCCGCTTTTCGATCCCGGCGACCCGCGCGTCCGGCGTCAGCACGAGTCGGTGGGCGAGTACGGGCTCGGCGACCGTCTTGATCGCGTCAGGGGTGACGTACTCGCGGCCAGCAAGGACCGCCCGGGCGCGTGCGGCCTCGAACAGCCGTTGGGTGCCACGCGGCGAGACCCCGACTGCGACCCGCCGATCCTCCCGGGTCGCCCGACAGAGCTCGACCATGTAGGTCAGTAGGTCCCCCTCGACCCGGACGGTCTCGGGGATCCCCTGGAGGGCCTCGACCCGGTCAGGCGAAAGGACGGGCTCGGCCGACGGCGCCCGGCGGGTGCGGTCGGCCCGCCGGGCCAGCAGTTCGCGCTCGCCGTCGAGGTCGGGATAGCCCAGCGAGGTCTTGACGAGGAAGCGGTCGACCTGCGCCTCGGGCAGCGGGAAGGTGCCGTCCTGCTCGACGGGGTTCTGGGTCGCGATCACGAGGAAGGGTTCGGGTAGCGCGCGGGTCTCGCCGTCGGCGGTCACCTGGCGCTCCTCCATCGCTTCGAGTAGCGCGCTCTGAGTTTTGGGCGGCGCGCGGTTGATCTCGTCGGCCAGCACGACGTTCGCGAAGATCGGCCCCTCGGTGAACTCGAAGCCCCGCTCGCGCTCGTCGAAGACGTGGGTGCCCGTGATGTCCGACGGCAGGAGGTCGGGCGTGAACTGGACCCGCGAAAACGAGAGCCCCAGCGCCCGCGCGAGGCTCCGAGCGGCGAGGGTCTTTCCGGTTCCCGGGACGTCCTCCAACAGTACGTGCCCGCGTGCGAGGGTGCCGAGCAGGACCGTTTCCAATACGGCGCGGTCGGCGATCACCGCCCCCTCGACGGCTTCGAGGACGCGCTCGCATTCGGCGGTGGCGTCGGCGATCTCCATTTCATTCTGGTGGTCACGGGCCGTGGGAATAGGTCTCCCGGTCGGGGCAGAGTTGAATCTCAAGGACTTCGCTTCAATCGTTCTCTGGATTCAAACCGCCCGACGCTTCGGTTCTCCGGCACGGGGTTGCTCACACACGCTCGCTGTCGCTCGCGGTGTTCGCAGGATGTGTCGGAGAACACTCAGTGGGTTGGAAACTCGGTCGCAGCAAGCTGCTTCCTGCTTCAAATCCTTCCTCCCCATTGCGCGTTTTCTCCTCGCTACGCTCGTCGAAAATGCTCATGGGTTGGGGCGGATTTGAACCGCCGACTTCCTCCGTGTGAAGGAGGTATCATAGCCGGACTAGATCACCAACCCGCAGCGGGTAGTTCCTCCGCACCGGACTTAAGGATTCTGTCTCACCCTGCGCCCGCCGCGACACAACAGGTTTAGTCCCCGCTCCGGTATCACGTACCAATGACGTGCAACGAGGCAGTGATCAGCCGATGAACGACCTCCAGCCGGTCGCACTCGAAGCCGAACCCGCGGATCTCGTCGTCGCGGGCGGGCGGGTGTTGCTCCCCGAACTCGGCGAGTTCCAGTCGCGGGACGTCGCGGTCGTCAACAACCGCGTCGCGGCACTCCCCGAGGACGCCGACCCCGTGATCGGTCCCGACACCGAAGTGCTCGGCGCCAACGGCCAGGCCGTCGTCCCGGGCTTCATCGACGCCCACACCCACCTCGACCTGTTTCAGTGCTATGAACTCGCCTATCACCACTCGCTCGAAGGCGGCACCACGACGGTGATCTCGGAGTGTTCGGGCTTCGGGGCGTTCGGCCCGCAGGGAATCGAGGAGTTCCTCGTGGCGAGTGCCTACCTCCCCGTCACCGTGCGGGCTGCCCTCTCGCCGGTCGGGCTGTTCGACACGTTCGAACCTCCGCTGACGACCGGCGAGGAGGCAAGCCAGCTGATCGACCTGCTCGACGACGACCGGGTCGTCGGCGTCGGCGAAACCGACTGGATCCACGCGGTCGGTCGCGACACGCCCGCCGAGGCGCTCTACGAGCGCGCACGCGAACTCGGCAAGCCGGTGACGGGCCACGCCGCCGGCTGTCGCGGCGGGAAGCTCACGGCGTTTTCCTCGATCATCGACAACGACCACGAGGCGATCAGCCGCGAGGAGGTCATCGAGCGCGCCGAGAACGGGCTCCACGTCGTCGGGCGCTGCGGCTCGGTCCGCGACGACATCGAAGCGCTCGCCGCAGCCATCGACCGGGTCGATCCCGCCGAGTGCTCGCTGTCGACGGACGGACTCTGGCCGCGCGATCTGACCGACGGCCATATGGACCGGGTGGTTCGCCGCGCGATCGAGGCCGGGATCGCTCCCACGGACGCGATCCGCATGGCGACGCTCTCGCCGGCGCGGCACTTCGGACTCGACGACCGGGGTTCGCTCGCGCCGGGCAGCGTCGCGGACATCGTCGTGCTCTCGGATATCGAGGAGGTACGAGTGAAGACCGTCATCAGTGGCGGCGAGGTCGTCGTCAGGCACGGTTCGGCCACCGTCGGCCCACGAAACCGCGAGTACCCCGCGGAGTTTTACGACAGCGTCTCGCTTTCGGTGAGTCCCGAGACGTTCTCGGTACCGGCTTCGGAGGGGGTGGCCCGTGCGATCTCGGTCGAAGAAGGGCTGTTGACGGGCGAAACGTGCGTCTCGCCGCCAAGCGAGGACGTCCAGTTTCGCCCCGATCCTGAGAGAGGCGTGCTCAAGGCCGCCCTTCTGGATCGCCGTCCCGGAGAGGACGGCGGCTTCACCGGCTTTCTCACCGGATACGGCCTCGAATCCGGGGCGGCGGCCACCTCGCTGACCTGGGAACGCCCCGGCGTCGCGGTCGTCGGGGCCGACGAGCACGAAATGGCCCGCGCCGCGGCACGCGTCGCGGAGATGGGCGGAGGCTGGGCGGTCGCCGACGACGGGATCGTCGCCGAACTGCCACTCAGGGTCGGCGGGACCTGCTCGGACCTCGACGTCGAGGAGACCGCGACCCTGATCGGCACCGTCGAGAGCGCGCTTCGTGCGCGCGGAGTCACCGTCGAGAACCCGCTGCTGACGGTACAAACGCTCTCGTTTCCGGGGGTTCCCTCGCTCAAACTCTCCTTTTCGGGCTACGCCGACGTATTGGATCGAGAGATCGTCGGCGTTCAGTAGGTCGGGTTCTCCTCGCGACCCCCGTCGCGCTTGTTGACCGCGCGCGCGATAACGAACAGCGCGTCCGAGAGCCGGTTGAGGTAGACGACCGCCGTCCCGTTGATCGGTTCTTCCTCGGCAAGTCCGACCGCCCGGCGTTCGGCCCGCCGGACGACCGCCCGGGCGTGATGCAGCGTCGCGCCCGTCTCGCCCCCGCCGGGGAGGATGAACTGCTGGAGGGGGTCGAGTTCGTCGTCGTACGAGTCGATCCACCCCTCCAGCTCCTCGACGTGGTCCTCGCGCACGCGGTGGTCGTCCTCGTCCGGTTCGGGGTTCGCGAAGTCGGCCTGCACGACGTGGAGGTGGTTCTGGATCCCCCGGAGCTGGTCGTCGACGTCGTCGTAGCCCGTCGGGCGTGCGGTTCCGATCAGCGCGTTGGCCTCGTCGACGGTTCCGTAGGCCTCGATCCGGGCGTTCGTCTTCGAGACCCGGTCCATGTTCTGCAGGTCGGTCTGGCCCTCATCGCCACGGCCCGTGTAGACCTTCATACCGGCCGGAAGACGGGCGAGTACTTAGCTCCTGAGGGCCGGACTTCCGGCAGTCGGTGCCGAGGCGATAACCCCTAAGAGCGCGACCGTGGTACAGCGTCCATGCGTCCCGTCGAACCCCACGAGTGGAGGCCGTCCCCGCCGTGAAGCGCGAACACGCGGTCGTTCTCGCGGTCATCCTCAGTACGTTCTTCGTCGGCTTCGGCGGCGGAGTCGTCTTCCCGATCCTCCCCAATTTGGGGGCCGTCCTCGGAATCTCGCCGTTCCTCGTCGGGTTCATCCTGAGCGCGAATCGCTTCACCCGAACCGTCGCCAACACGCCCGCCGGGGCGTTGGTCGACCGGATCGGCACCCGAACGCCCTTCATCGCGGGGCTGTTCGTCGAGGCCGTCGCCACCCTCGGCTACATCGTCGCGATGATCGCTCCCTACCCCGAGGCGTGGTTCCTCCTCGCGCGGGTGATCTGGGGGATCGGCAGCGCGCTGGTGTTCGCGACCGCCTACACCATCGCCGCCGACGTCAGCACCGGCCGGTCGAGGGGGACGAACATGGGCGTGGTGCGGGGCGGCATGACGCTCGGCTTTCCCGCGGGCCTCGTCCTCGGCGGGGTCGTCAGCGAGCTGTTTTCCATTCCGACGGCGTTTTCACTCGCGGCGGCGTTCGCGTTCGTCGCGGGCGTTCTCGCCTACGCGACCATCCCCGAAACGCACGTCAGCGACTCGAAGGAGACGATCAAACCGTGGGAGATCGAAACGACCGTCCCCGCGCTCACGGTCGGGCTGGTCAATTTCGGGCTCTACTTCGCGTATCTGGGCGCGTTGTTCTCGACGCTCGTCCTCTTTCTGGGTGCCAACGACTTCTCGGTGTTCGGCTCCGGCCCGCAGGCCTCCTCGGGCGTTCTCATGGCCGTTACCGTCCTCTCCGCGTCGGTGTTGATGCTCGGCGGCGGGG
The genomic region above belongs to Halalkalicoccus subterraneus and contains:
- a CDS encoding DUF58 domain-containing protein; this encodes MNTGRLLLVLGLAALGLGLASILVPDAIGLDLGTAVVTLVGLLAVVEALRAVQSRRRTDLDEATTPDPELSLSVPAPGEEFDSAVGAFIGDRQGYYRGTRAREGLRAAAVAVLREYQGLPETEAKTRIEEGIWTDDPYAAAFLGGEGAPEPARWDRIRDLARRESARDRRIRRTVDAIAGVAGMGGEGRSENGYSPPVDGDRPARFSTGTNREFEDWVIARGPHPTERWQGIGSLAFAGIGLGILVEQPAVLLAGAVGVGYAAYARSSAFSPGRVSADRVVEDPQPAPGDEVSVQVTVTNESGRFLPDLRLVDGVPEALSVAEGSPRLGTALRAGESATFSYSVTVRRGVHEFGPALLVARDLAGATEEERLLAAETTLTCVPPLRGTGEPLALRRQATRYAGRVETGRGGEGTQFHATREYRPGDPLRRIDWNRRARTGELTTVEFREERAATVVVLIDARKSAYRAPAPDESHAVDRSVDASGSLFATLSAAGDRIGIAALSNEPCWLAPGTGRDHRSAARELLATHPALSSVPPATPSGWFRSRRRLRRRLSPGTQVVFCTPLVDDSADRFARRLDEHGYPVTVLSPDPTGDRTPGHRLAAVSRTLRISALRRAGIPVIDWQAGEPLDAALARHGERGSG
- a CDS encoding DUF7519 family protein — its product is MNRVDRSPAPLSRRVSLVAALVAVLSSGFYSWLALGLGAIGFLLLATGLARGTTRPVTLGAAGLAGGALAAGVEGAPVPTVLAGVAGAVLAWDVGINAIVIGRQLGREAGTERLEAVHAVASAGVGLATAGAGYGLYRMGTGEQPVAALVFLLVAAVLLLETLD
- a CDS encoding AAA family ATPase; amino-acid sequence: MEIADATAECERVLEAVEGAVIADRAVLETVLLGTLARGHVLLEDVPGTGKTLAARSLARALGLSFSRVQFTPDLLPSDITGTHVFDERERGFEFTEGPIFANVVLADEINRAPPKTQSALLEAMEERQVTADGETRALPEPFLVIATQNPVEQDGTFPLPEAQVDRFLVKTSLGYPDLDGERELLARRADRTRRAPSAEPVLSPDRVEALQGIPETVRVEGDLLTYMVELCRATREDRRVAVGVSPRGTQRLFEAARARAVLAGREYVTPDAIKTVAEPVLAHRLVLTPDARVAGIEKRAVIEGIVESLPVPTVD
- a CDS encoding adenine deaminase C-terminal domain-containing protein, coding for MNDLQPVALEAEPADLVVAGGRVLLPELGEFQSRDVAVVNNRVAALPEDADPVIGPDTEVLGANGQAVVPGFIDAHTHLDLFQCYELAYHHSLEGGTTTVISECSGFGAFGPQGIEEFLVASAYLPVTVRAALSPVGLFDTFEPPLTTGEEASQLIDLLDDDRVVGVGETDWIHAVGRDTPAEALYERARELGKPVTGHAAGCRGGKLTAFSSIIDNDHEAISREEVIERAENGLHVVGRCGSVRDDIEALAAAIDRVDPAECSLSTDGLWPRDLTDGHMDRVVRRAIEAGIAPTDAIRMATLSPARHFGLDDRGSLAPGSVADIVVLSDIEEVRVKTVISGGEVVVRHGSATVGPRNREYPAEFYDSVSLSVSPETFSVPASEGVARAISVEEGLLTGETCVSPPSEDVQFRPDPERGVLKAALLDRRPGEDGGFTGFLTGYGLESGAAATSLTWERPGVAVVGADEHEMARAAARVAEMGGGWAVADDGIVAELPLRVGGTCSDLDVEETATLIGTVESALRARGVTVENPLLTVQTLSFPGVPSLKLSFSGYADVLDREIVGVQ
- a CDS encoding cob(I)yrinic acid a,c-diamide adenosyltransferase, translating into MKVYTGRGDEGQTDLQNMDRVSKTNARIEAYGTVDEANALIGTARPTGYDDVDDQLRGIQNHLHVVQADFANPEPDEDDHRVREDHVEELEGWIDSYDDELDPLQQFILPGGGETGATLHHARAVVRRAERRAVGLAEEEPINGTAVVYLNRLSDALFVIARAVNKRDGGREENPTY
- a CDS encoding MFS transporter, translated to MEAVPAVKREHAVVLAVILSTFFVGFGGGVVFPILPNLGAVLGISPFLVGFILSANRFTRTVANTPAGALVDRIGTRTPFIAGLFVEAVATLGYIVAMIAPYPEAWFLLARVIWGIGSALVFATAYTIAADVSTGRSRGTNMGVVRGGMTLGFPAGLVLGGVVSELFSIPTAFSLAAAFAFVAGVLAYATIPETHVSDSKETIKPWEIETTVPALTVGLVNFGLYFAYLGALFSTLVLFLGANDFSVFGSGPQASSGVLMAVTVLSASVLMLGGGVVSDRLGARVPVLLAFLVVSFVGFVLLTTAGSVAGLVVACVFIGAGQGGTSGPMIALLADLTPDERMGRAMGTNNVLGDVGGGLGPVLSLPLVESVGFAPVYAACAVIPLVAGAILVYGVHRQTGSISPRTSLGS